From the Gemmatimonadota bacterium genome, one window contains:
- a CDS encoding DUF3365 domain-containing protein: MRLFPVTALTLLLGSSAVIGAEPATEGIPHRHVADMLFELAFANRTAYTKDVVQRLSMEESVISASEQFKAEKGLPLPAQMFRLSAEELLGNTDDFWLQLRSLSPINYANGPITPVEEQGLEFVAANPGERFYAEEKGLTGRRSLVAVYADVASVDACVSCHNNHPGSPRNDFKLGDVMGGIIIRIFLDE; this comes from the coding sequence ATGCGACTGTTTCCCGTCACTGCCCTGACCTTGTTGCTCGGATCTTCCGCCGTTATCGGTGCGGAGCCCGCAACTGAAGGAATCCCGCACCGTCACGTTGCCGACATGCTGTTTGAACTGGCCTTCGCCAATCGCACAGCCTACACGAAGGACGTCGTGCAGCGTCTCTCCATGGAAGAGTCGGTGATCAGCGCATCGGAACAGTTCAAAGCGGAAAAAGGGCTGCCGCTGCCCGCGCAGATGTTCCGTCTGAGCGCCGAGGAACTCCTGGGCAACACCGATGACTTCTGGCTGCAGTTGCGCTCGCTCAGCCCGATCAACTATGCGAATGGCCCGATCACCCCTGTCGAAGAGCAAGGCCTCGAGTTTGTCGCCGCCAATCCCGGCGAGCGCTTCTACGCGGAAGAGAAGGGTCTGACCGGCCGGCGGAGCCTGGTTGCGGTTTATGCCGACGTGGCAAGCGTTGACGCGTGCGTGTCCTGTCACAACAACCATCCCGGGTCACCGAGAAACGACTTCAAACTGGGTGACGTGATGGGCGGCATCATCATCCGCATATTCCTGGATGAGTGA